A single Mangifera indica cultivar Alphonso chromosome 20, CATAS_Mindica_2.1, whole genome shotgun sequence DNA region contains:
- the LOC123203990 gene encoding uncharacterized protein LOC123203990 translates to MGDVYRNLEATIGRLERVICGGKLIILSVGIVSTFILFKVAIIPYTFNLIFSMFSFLPKLYTFFRSCLSPPYVYILVNVIIISIAASSTFAQQKGPQPAEKFTKEAASKTTKEKSLSGKNQNIQKNENNPQPHDDDPWFLMVQHHADDEVKEENQNPTLSALKLTDPSQETGSTAALTEDLIEKSEEFTQETLEDTWRLITEGQGKPQNRLLKKSGTWDTPSRAAVNAAKEEKTGGDHGEHHPDSDGGDDIDNSEENVAWAKRELRKSETFSDRASLRREKSMSQEELNRRADAFIKKFNNDMRLERLESHHRRLAAMVKPSV, encoded by the coding sequence ATGGGAGATGTTTACAGGAATTTGGAGGCGACTATAGGCAGATTAGAGAGGGTGATTTGTGGAGGAAAGTTGATAATTTTATCAGTTGGGATTGTTTCTACTTTCATTTTGTTCAAAGTGGCCATAATTCCTTACACATTCAACTTGATTTTCTCTATGTTTTCATTTCTTCCAAAGCTTTATACTTTCTTCAGAAGTTGCCTTTCTCCTCCGTATGTTTACATCCTTGTTAACGTCATCATCATCTCCATTGCCGCTTCTTCAACTTTCGCTCAGCAAAAAGGCCCTCAACCTGCGGAAAAGTTCACCAAGGAAGCTGCTTCCAAGACCACCAAAGAGAAATCCCTTTCTGGAAAGAACCAAAACattcagaaaaatgaaaacaaccCTCAGCCTCATGATGATGATCCCTGGTTTTTAATGGTTCAACATCATGCTGATGATGAAGTTAAAGAAGAAAACCAAAACCCCACTTTGTCGGCTCTCAAACTCACCGACCCATCTCAAGAAACCGGCTCAACCGCCGCTCTAACAGaagatttgattgaaaaatccGAGGAGTTTACTCAGGAAACTCTTGAAGACACTTGGAGACTGATCACTGAAGGCCAAGGCAAGCCGCAGAACCGCCTCCTGAAGAAGAGTGGCACGTGGGACACGCCATCCCGGGCTGCCGTCAACGCCGCAAAGGAGGAAAAAACCGGCGGAGATCATGGTGAACACCATCCTGATAGCGATGGTGGTGATGATATTGACAATTCTGAGGAAAACGTCGCGTGGGCCAAACGCGAGCTGAGAAAGTCGGAGACTTTCAGCGACAGGGCGTCTCTGAGGAGGGAGAAATCGATGAGTCAGGAGGAGTTGAATCGGAGAGCCGATGCTTTCATAAAGAAGTTCAACAATGACATGAGGTTGGAGAGGCTGGAGTCTCACCACCGTCGGCTGGCCGCCATGGTTAAACCAAGTGTTTAA
- the LOC123203986 gene encoding pentatricopeptide repeat-containing protein At1g71210, mitochondrial: MLLLKNVAKTRLFISPLRLLSAPIFLCSPLTSSHLFSQTCSYSTAVALQERSAESLVLSFKEWFKAQNNHVLDRIFELLNAHHCDDLASRFAADLALSRLNLRLSESFVLEVLAYTKGEDVLSCLKFFDWAGRQPGFYHTHATFLAIFKILKRAKLRSLMFDFIDNFVTSRCINKVRFYDTLIMGYAIAGKPEIALQLFGRIRFQGLDLDGFAYNVLLNALVEQNCFDVVDVIAKQIALRGFEDAFTRSIKLRSLCKQGKLVEAEEYLRGLMSSGVVFTEHAVSVVIEALCKNGKLEEAGKLLEEFRESDLVPLNHAYGIWVWSLVRAGRLDGALGFFNSMKSLEEYVPDVFRYNLLVSRLLRENRLMEVLDMLIEMKENEIVPDCSTMNLALCFFCKAGMVDVALGLYNSRSEFGLFPNGMVYNFLINTLCGDGSIDEAYNVLKNSIDQGLFPGRKTFSILASALYRAGKLEKMKELVLFALERKFEPSDSTYDMLITAFCRAGRVEDGYLIHGNLNRMNKVATKATYCSLIRGFNKCKRVDIAARLLIEMQEKGYKPIRELFRDVIYCFSDMENPEKQFWQLLEMQLSCHAANLQTYNLFIDGAGHAKMPELAKETYEMIQRSGHEPNLGANILMLQSFLKSGRVSNALDFFSDLNQKGKVGRKLYNTMIVGLCKVGRADMALELLEQMKKDGLVPSNDCYEILIKLLCSIKRYDMVIHVINDMVKVGRHVTSFLGNTLLMHALKTRDLYEAWIRLIDPQSETSEISWLGWLIGAFSGCIRVSEDIENLEEVIQLCFRPDIHTYNLLLRKLSMSDMDHACELFNKLRLKGYEPDQWTYDILIHGLNRCGRTVEAKRKLEEMYRRGFQTVHIK, encoded by the coding sequence ATGCTTTTGCTAAAAAATGTAGCTAAAACAAGGCTCTTTATCTCCCCACTTCGCCTTCTAAGTGCCCCCATCTTCCTTTGTTCTCCTTTAACTTCTTCGCATTTGTTCAGTCAGACTTGTAGCTACTCAACCGCCGTAGCGCTTCAAGAACGGAGCGCCGAAAGCCTGGTTCTCTCATTCAAAGAATGGTTCAAGGCCCAAAACAACCACGTTTTGGATCGAATTTTCGAGTTATTAAATGCCCACCACTGCGACGACTTGGCCTCTCGTTTTGCTGCCGATTTAGCCCTGTCACGGTTGAATCTTCGCCTTTCCGAATCTTTCGTTCTTGAAGTATTGGCTTATACGAAAGGGGAAGATGTGCTGTCTTGTCTTAAGTTTTTCGATTGGGCTGGGCGCCAACCTGGGTTTTATCACACGCACGCCACGTTTCTCGCTATTTTCAAGATCCTTAAGAGGGCGAAATTGAGGTCTTTGATGTTTGATTTTATTGACAACTTTGTGACTTCTAGATGCATTAATAAAGTGAGGTTTTATGATACTTTGATTATGGGGTATGCGATTGCTGGGAAACCTGAGATTGCATTGCAATTGTTTGGTAGAATTCGGTTTCAGGGTTTGGATTTGGATGGTTTCGCATATAATGTGCTACTGAATGCTTTAGTTGAGCAGAACTGTTTTGATGTGGTTGATGTGATTGCTAAGCAGATTGCATTAAGGGGTTTTGAGGATGCATTTACACGATCCATTAAGTTGAGGAGTTTGTGTAAGCAGGGTAAATTGGTTGAGGCGGAGGAGTATTTACGTGGACTGATGAGTAGTGGGGTAGTATTTACTGAGCATGCAGTGTCTGTTGTCATTGAAGCTCTTTGTAAGAATGGCAAACTTGAGGAGGCAGGGAAGCTCTTGGAGGAGTTTAGGGAATCGGATTTAGTGCCGTTGAATCATGCTTATGGAATTTGGGTTTGGAGTCTTGTTAGGGCTGGGAGGTTAGATGGAGCTTTGGGGTTTTTTAACAGCATGAAGTCGTTGGAAGAGTATGTTCCAGATGTGTTTAGGTACAATCTGTTGGTGTCTAGGCTTTTGAGAGAGAATCGTCTGATGGAGGTTTTGGATATGCTCATTGAGATGAAGGAGAATGAGATTGTTCCGGACTGCTCTACCATGAATTTAGCACTTTGCTTCTTTTGCAAAGCTGGGATGGTAGATGTTGCACTTGGGTTATACAATTCAAGGTCGGAGTTTGGGCTCTTCCCAAATGGCATGGTTTACAACTTTTTGATCAATACTTTGTGTGGGGATGGAAGTATTGATGAAGCTTATAATGTGTTGAAGAATTCTATTGACCAAGGCCTTTTCCCTGGTAGAAAAACCTTTTCAATACTTGCTAGTGCTTTGTATAGAGCGGGGAAGCTTGAGAAGATGAAAGAGCTGGTCCTTTTTGCCTTGGAAAGAAAGTTTGAACCAAGTGATTCCACATATGATATGCTTATAACGGCTTTTTGCAGAGCTGGTAGGGTAGAAGATGGCTATTTGATTCATGGGAATCTCAACAGAATGAATAAAGTTGCTACTAAGGCTACTTACTGTAGTCTGATACGTGGTTTTAACAAGTGCAAAAGGGTAGATATTGCTGCTAGACTTCTTATTGAAATGCAGGAAAAAGGTTACAAACCAATTCGAGAATTGTTCAGGGATGTTATTTATTGTTTCTCTGACATGGAGAATCCAGAAAAGCAATTCTGGCAGCTGTTGGAGATGCAGTTGTCTTGTCATGCAGCCAATTTACAGACTTATAACTTATTTATTGATGGAGCTGGGCATGCCAAAATGCCTGAGCTAGCTAAAGAAACATATGAGATGATACAGAGAAGTGGCCATGAACCCAATTTGGGTGCTAACATTCTAATGTTGCAGAGTTTTTTAAAGAGTGGAAGAGTTTCAAATGCGCTAGATTTCTTCAGTGATTTGAATCAGAAAGGAAAGGTCGGGAGAAAATTGTACAACACTATGATTGTTGGTCTCTGCAAAGTTGGTAGAGCAGATATGGCACTAGAGTTATTGGAACAAATGAAGAAAGATGGACTGGTTCCAAGCAATGACTgctatgaaattcttataaagCTGCTTTGCTCAATAAAGAGATATGATATGGTGATACATGTTATTAATGACATGGTGAAAGTTGGGCGCCATGTTACATCCTTTCTTGGTAATACTCTTTTGATGCATGCCTTGAAGACTCGAGATCTCTATGAGGCCTGGATTCGGTTGATAGATCCGCAGAGTGAGACATCGGAGATTTCATGGCTTGGTTGGCTCATTGGAGCATTTTCTGGCTGTATTAGAGTGAGTGAAGATATTGAAAACTTGGAAGAAGTAATTCAGCTGTGCTTCCGGCCAGACATCCATACTTACAATTTGTTATTGAGAAAGCTAAGCATGAGTGATATGGATCATGCTTGTGAATTGTTCAATAAGCTACGCCTGAAGGGTTATGAGCCTGACCAATGGACTTATGACATTTTAATTCATGGTCTTAACAGATGTGGGAGGACAGTTGAGGCTAAGAGAAAATTGGAGGAGATGTATCGGAGAGGTTTTCAGACTGTCCATATCAAATAA
- the LOC123203988 gene encoding E3 ubiquitin-protein ligase RING1-like — translation MSSSGEIGGAAALAPPPCQPQMYYCHQCERTVRITPSSSIELACPTCNGGFLEELETNPNPNPSPNPHSNHPFDAFLLEDLNSLLGMGPTPSRSSFTDQAEFNPFVFLQNYLQTLRAGGANIQFVIENSSSMDPTGGAAAFRLPANLGDYFIGPGLEQLIQQLAENDPNRYGTPPASKLAMEGLPDIKISEDLMGSDSSQCAVCKDSFELNEVAKQMPCKHIYHSDCILPWLQLHNSCPVCRYELPTDDPDYEQRRNGNNNISDNNQGFSVGFGGGMSAAGDGGSGGGNPETPRTVERRFRISLPWPFRGAFSSPAETSSGSGNNDGDSNSGNRGSEPRQEDLD, via the coding sequence ATGTCTTCCTCCGGCGAAATTGGTGGCGCCGCGGCGCTGGCACCACCACCTTGTCAACCACAGATGTATTACTGTCACCAGTGCGAGCGCACGGTCAGGATCACTCCATCTTCTTCCATCGAACTCGCTTGCCCCACTTGCAACGGTGGCTTCCTTGAAGAACTCGAAactaaccctaaccctaaccctagcCCTAATCCCCATTCTAATCATCCTTTCGATGCCTTCCTCTTAGAAGACCTCAATTCGCTGTTGGGTATGGGTCCCACTCCGAGTCGGTCCTCTTTCACGGACCAGGCCGAGTTCAACCCTTTCGTTTTTCTCCAAAATTATCTGCAAACCCTGAGGGCAGGTGGCGCGAATATCCAGTTCGTTATCGAGAACAGCTCCTCAATGGACCCCACGGGCGGAGCGGCGGCGTTTCGGCTCCCGGCCAATCTGGGGGATTACTTTATCGGGCCGGGTCTCGAGCAGTTGATACAACAATTGGCAGAGAATGACCCAAATCGATATGGAACTCCTCCGGCTTCAAAATTGGCCATGGAGGGGCTGCCTGATATCAAGATATCGGAGGATTTGATGGGTTCGGATTCGTCTCAGTGTGCTGTGTGTAAGGATAGTTTTGAGTTGAATGAAGTTGCAAAACAGATGCCTTGTAAACATATATATCACTCGGATTGTATTTTGCCTTGGCTACAGTTGCATAATTCGTGTCCTGTTTGTCGGTATGAATTGCCCACAGATGATCCTGATTATGAGCAAAGGCGTAATGGGAATAATAATATCAGTGATAATAATCAAGGTTTTAGTGTTGGGTTTGGTGGTGGGATGTCTGCTGCTGGCGACGGTGGGAGTGGTGGGGGGAATCCTGAGACTCCTAGGACAGTGGAGCGCAGGTTTAGAATCTCGTTGCCATGGCCATTTAGGGGGGCTTTTAGTTCACCTGCAGAGACAAGTAGTGGGAGTGGGAACAATGATGGAGATTCGAACTCAGGGAATAGGGGTTCAGAACCCAGACAAGAAGATCTTGATTAA